In the genome of Chryseobacterium oryzae, one region contains:
- a CDS encoding Crp/Fnr family transcriptional regulator has translation MIINDELLFKHGAILKSYDENDIIFKEGIQAKYYYQIQVGTVKICNTFDDGKEFAHGFPFVGHCFGESYLLTDKPYAINVVALTASVIICLPKTAYLDLVVDNPQVLLDVNRYTAERLHFRYLVSSFLAISDPLIKIQKLLDHLKDYFGYTELYSFQVPFTRNQLASLTGLRVETIIRVIKKCKHQGFSKLITVKFFISVNRVCLMWICRIFKIKTQLISGLLSSKL, from the coding sequence ATGATTATAAACGACGAACTACTATTCAAACATGGAGCCATTCTGAAATCCTATGACGAAAATGATATTATTTTCAAAGAGGGTATTCAGGCTAAGTATTATTATCAGATTCAGGTAGGAACAGTGAAAATCTGTAACACATTTGATGACGGTAAAGAGTTTGCGCATGGCTTTCCATTCGTTGGTCATTGTTTTGGAGAATCCTATTTACTGACTGATAAGCCATATGCAATTAACGTAGTAGCTTTGACAGCTTCTGTAATAATTTGTTTGCCCAAAACTGCTTATTTAGATTTGGTTGTTGATAATCCTCAGGTTTTATTGGATGTCAATCGCTACACCGCTGAGCGTCTTCATTTCAGGTACTTAGTTTCTTCTTTTTTGGCGATAAGCGATCCACTGATAAAAATTCAAAAATTACTTGATCATTTGAAAGACTATTTTGGATACACAGAACTGTATAGTTTCCAAGTTCCTTTCACAAGAAATCAACTGGCAAGCCTTACTGGCCTGAGGGTTGAAACAATCATCAGAGTCATAAAAAAATGCAAGCATCAGGGATTCTCAAAATTGATCACAGTAAAATTTTTTATTAGTGTGAATCGAGTATGTCTTATGTGGATTTGCAGAATATTTAAAATAAAAACCCAACTAATATCAGGTTTATTGTCAAGTAAGTTATGA
- a CDS encoding DUF4385 domain-containing protein, whose protein sequence is MSTEKPTYLNFNKKDYFWKPDIDYRLHPEMYKVGKGEQGVLICEPYKSEIGKHWRFKNEKIAKISSETIFSMFLDYLEQDDFVGADMARKYLQMGFTRARRYFNYKGGKKYDAEKGYQQLEKGTGDPEKAKSGDIFYKKWKQAEKNPVYSKLKINWKNKFG, encoded by the coding sequence ATGAGCACAGAAAAACCAACATATCTGAACTTTAATAAGAAAGATTATTTCTGGAAACCTGATATTGACTATCGCCTTCATCCGGAAATGTATAAAGTTGGAAAAGGCGAACAAGGGGTTTTGATATGTGAACCTTACAAATCTGAAATAGGCAAACACTGGCGGTTCAAAAATGAGAAAATTGCCAAAATAAGTTCTGAAACAATATTCTCAATGTTTTTGGATTACCTTGAACAAGACGATTTCGTCGGTGCAGATATGGCAAGAAAATATCTTCAGATGGGCTTTACAAGAGCCAGAAGATATTTTAATTATAAAGGTGGCAAGAAATACGATGCAGAAAAAGGATATCAGCAGTTAGAGAAAGGTACTGGCGATCCTGAGAAAGCCAAGTCAGGAGATATTTTTTATAAGAAATGGAAACAGGCGGAAAAAAATCCAGTCTACTCCAAACTAAAAATTAATTGGAAGAATAAATTTGGGTAA
- a CDS encoding lectin-like domain-containing protein, whose translation MLKGNLIFFDSSNLIAIFFKMNFNYFFSYFDSHKMNRKPILTILLFLGFFGSFNAQMGPNDDFDGDGIINSLDLDDDNDGILDCIERGYSQTASVDDIFKLNGSATEINSKQIRLTQAITYQSGQAWSNGKVDFSKSFVLRYEANLGANDNGADGIATVFHNSPLGVNAVGGSGSGMGANGIQNGIVLEIDTYQNGAAEGDIANDHGQIWVSSNQSGAGLLTTAADLGQLEDNVWREVVITWNFTTKTLSYTVGGINAGSYTFPASTPITSYFGGASKVFFGYTASTGGSINEQSVRFTDFCSQLPLELDTNADGLNNEYDRDSDSDGCPDAIEGDKLITQSMINANGSIAGGVDANGIPLAATGGQGIGNAYNAAVSDCRNTGLCSSGCNGNAYVNSTTPNTIEYDNMVSVFHSSMVKESDGKVKVWGQGIAFNGTGQTNNVLIPQEMNSTTYPGLTGTILKIAAGSNSNNQQFAVLTTTGLFVWGGATGSLINPTIKSTNVFGSVAIGTSGVTGTKSDGLPAGVLPADVKMMFGTRNTLAIVTCSGAAWMLSNGGSKNGDGTTVTDAVWHRVKINATTDLNNVVAMRGTLNAMFALTSDGELYTWGTGSRIGGTSDVPTNRSFATLMSKPAGITIKMIGMTNSTSGQSYFLLATNGNLYSLGENESRQLGIFSTVDSNVWVRVQRTAAAGDFLTNVVWISPQEHEGGNYAAINILTADGKLWAWGNNNNSMLGATGATVDPTLMPGSITGAYDATKLNSTDTLIAVETGGHTTLIIKQCSTKFGYVGHRISGSMANNSSGSGTETVYNFGDTAPLSICGALAGPAVTDLKICTGTLANLQNAQPSSLPPGVTTIEWWTTITRDSGTQLTNITAVPPGTYYAFYSPLVVSCPTTMTVSYYLPTDVGNTNNCVCYNPAITPGTGPETKMGITLLKRASSADNWPMGRKSGHIVLESNSKGFVVSRVTTAGLSAITTPQEGMMVYDTTARCLKIYSDGAWTCFNNPACP comes from the coding sequence TTGTTAAAAGGTAATTTAATTTTCTTCGACTCATCAAATCTTATTGCAATATTTTTTAAAATGAACTTTAACTATTTTTTCAGCTACTTCGATTCCCACAAGATGAATCGAAAACCCATTCTAACAATTCTGCTTTTCCTAGGTTTCTTCGGCTCGTTTAACGCTCAAATGGGACCTAATGACGATTTTGATGGAGATGGAATTATTAACAGTCTTGATTTGGACGATGACAATGATGGAATTCTCGATTGTATTGAACGAGGATATTCCCAAACCGCAAGTGTTGACGATATTTTCAAACTTAATGGATCCGCTACTGAAATTAACAGCAAACAAATACGTTTAACTCAGGCTATTACTTACCAGAGCGGTCAAGCTTGGAGTAACGGTAAAGTTGATTTTTCAAAGAGTTTCGTTTTACGTTATGAAGCAAATCTCGGAGCTAATGATAACGGAGCTGACGGAATTGCAACAGTCTTTCACAATTCTCCATTAGGTGTAAACGCAGTAGGAGGAAGTGGAAGTGGTATGGGAGCAAACGGTATTCAAAATGGTATCGTCCTCGAAATAGACACCTATCAAAATGGAGCGGCTGAGGGTGATATTGCTAATGACCATGGTCAAATCTGGGTATCATCAAATCAGTCGGGAGCAGGACTGCTCACAACTGCAGCTGATCTTGGTCAGTTAGAAGATAATGTTTGGCGCGAAGTTGTTATTACATGGAATTTTACCACTAAAACATTATCATACACTGTCGGAGGTATAAACGCTGGAAGCTACACATTTCCTGCATCCACTCCAATAACAAGTTATTTCGGTGGGGCGAGTAAAGTGTTTTTTGGTTATACCGCATCAACAGGAGGTTCAATCAACGAACAGAGTGTTCGTTTTACAGATTTCTGCTCTCAATTACCTTTAGAACTTGACACTAACGCGGATGGACTGAATAATGAATATGACAGAGATTCAGATTCAGATGGATGTCCCGATGCTATAGAAGGTGATAAATTGATTACGCAGAGCATGATTAACGCAAATGGAAGTATCGCAGGTGGTGTTGATGCAAATGGCATTCCCCTTGCCGCTACTGGTGGCCAAGGAATCGGAAATGCATATAATGCTGCAGTTAGCGATTGTCGCAATACAGGATTATGCTCATCTGGCTGTAATGGAAATGCATATGTTAATAGTACTACTCCTAACACCATTGAGTATGATAACATGGTGAGTGTATTTCACTCTTCAATGGTCAAAGAGTCAGACGGAAAAGTCAAAGTATGGGGACAAGGCATAGCCTTTAATGGAACTGGTCAAACCAACAACGTCCTTATACCACAAGAAATGAACAGCACAACCTATCCTGGATTGACGGGCACCATTTTAAAAATTGCTGCAGGCAGTAACAGTAATAATCAGCAATTTGCAGTATTGACAACTACAGGTCTCTTTGTTTGGGGTGGAGCGACAGGCTCTCTGATTAACCCTACAATCAAGAGTACAAATGTTTTTGGATCTGTAGCGATAGGAACTTCAGGTGTAACAGGTACAAAATCTGACGGGCTACCGGCAGGAGTCTTGCCTGCAGATGTAAAAATGATGTTTGGTACAAGAAACACTTTAGCAATTGTTACCTGCTCAGGGGCTGCTTGGATGTTGAGCAATGGGGGTTCAAAAAATGGCGATGGCACTACGGTCACTGACGCAGTTTGGCACAGAGTTAAAATAAATGCAACTACAGATTTAAATAATGTCGTTGCGATGAGGGGAACTTTAAACGCGATGTTTGCATTGACTTCGGATGGTGAGCTGTATACTTGGGGAACTGGTTCTCGCATAGGTGGAACAAGCGATGTGCCGACGAATAGATCATTTGCCACATTGATGTCTAAACCTGCAGGTATCACAATAAAAATGATTGGAATGACAAACTCAACGAGTGGTCAAAGTTATTTCTTACTTGCTACCAATGGAAATCTATATAGTTTAGGCGAAAATGAATCCAGGCAGCTTGGGATCTTCTCAACTGTTGACAGTAATGTTTGGGTAAGGGTTCAACGAACAGCTGCTGCCGGTGATTTTCTTACCAATGTCGTGTGGATTAGTCCACAGGAACATGAAGGTGGAAACTATGCTGCGATTAATATCCTGACAGCAGACGGTAAGCTATGGGCATGGGGAAATAATAACAATTCTATGTTAGGGGCGACAGGCGCTACTGTAGACCCAACATTAATGCCAGGAAGCATAACAGGAGCTTATGATGCAACTAAACTTAATAGCACTGACACCCTCATTGCTGTGGAAACAGGGGGTCACACAACACTAATTATCAAGCAGTGTAGCACAAAATTCGGATATGTAGGACACCGTATCAGTGGTAGTATGGCAAATAACAGCTCAGGTTCAGGAACAGAAACAGTTTATAATTTTGGGGATACAGCGCCATTATCTATATGTGGGGCATTAGCAGGACCTGCTGTTACTGATTTGAAAATTTGTACAGGAACTTTGGCTAATCTGCAAAACGCTCAACCCAGTTCTCTTCCGCCTGGTGTAACTACTATAGAATGGTGGACAACAATAACAAGGGATTCTGGAACCCAGCTTACGAACATCACTGCTGTTCCTCCAGGAACTTATTACGCATTTTACAGTCCACTTGTTGTAAGCTGTCCGACCACAATGACGGTTTCTTATTATCTTCCGACCGATGTCGGAAATACAAACAATTGTGTGTGTTATAACCCGGCTATAACACCAGGAACAGGCCCCGAAACTAAAATGGGAATAACTCTGCTAAAAAGAGCATCATCGGCTGATAACTGGCCAATGGGAAGAAAATCAGGGCATATAGTTTTAGAGTCAAATTCCAAAGGTTTTGTAGTATCCCGTGTAACTACAGCAGGGCTGTCGGCGATAACCACACCGCAGGAAGGAATGATGGTTTACGATACTACCGCAAGATGTCTTAAAATTTATAGCGATGGTGCATGGACCTGCTTTAACAATCCTGCATGTCCGTAA